Within the Prochlorococcus sp. MIT 1300 genome, the region AGCCATTTTTAACTCATATACTTGATTGGCTTGCCGATCAGAACTTGTTTAAGAGGGTGTTCTTGGCGACAGGTCATGGCTCTTCAGAAATTATTGATATTTTTGAATATAGTTATAAAGGTATAACTCTAATTTATTGCAAAGAAGATGAACCTTTAGGGACTGGAGGAGCTGTGCTAAATCTTGTCAATAAATATCCACTCACACAAAAATTCTATTTAGTCAATGGAGACACATTTTCCCCTTTTCAGATCCAGCTTTTAGAGCAACCTTTTAAAAATAAAGGTTGCTCAGCAGTTTTGCACTCAGTGGTTGTGGAAGATGCTAGACGCTATGGAAGTTTGGAAATCTCGACACTTGGAAAAATCCAAAAATTTAAGGAAAAGTCAGTGCAAGCAACTCAAACAATTACAACTATCAACGCGGGAACCTATCTTTTTGATCAATCTATATTCAAGGAGTATTGTGAAATTAAATCTACATCAAAATTCTCTCTAGAATCTAATATACTAAGTCAATTAGCAGCAGATGATAAGTTATATACAGTAACTACCAACTCAGAGTTCATTGATATAGGTATACCAGAGGATTATGAAAGATCCCATGGTTTTATTTCTAACTATTTACAGAAATCTTGATAAGAAAAATTTTTTAGAATTGAACATTGCTTCCCCAAGAGTAATATTCAGTTTGCTTTAAGTAATCATTGATAGTATTAGACCATAGAACTTCGCTAGCATTTTCTTTTTGAAGGAGTTTAGATATTATTGTAACCCATTTAATTCTGTATAAGGATACGAATATTTTTAGATTGCTACCATCGAATTGAATGTTCATTGCATTACTGGCAATTTTAATCATTTGATGAACATCTTTTTGTTTGATAATCTGGTTGGGCTGGAGTATGCAATCCGCTAATAATTTATATGGATCATCCCAACCCGCATATTCAAAATCTATATAATTTAATCCATCAGAAGTTCTCAACATATTATGTATGCCTATATCTGATGGAGATAAGATCCTGATATCATTTATGAAGCAATTACTTGTGATCAAACCTATAGCATTTAGTTGATTAATCAGTCCATTCACTATACCTTCGCATTTTTTGTATGACTTCATTATTAAATATTTTTTGCAATCTATTAATCTAGTTTCAATCAAGTCTAAATGCTCCTTATACGTATTACATGATTCCGATGCAGCATTTACTGGTATTTTATCTGGGTTCTCTAAATTCTGTATGCTTTTTATAAAGCCAAAAAACTCAGACCAGTCACTACAGCTTAGTTTAAGTGGCCTAGTTCCGTCTATCCAACTAAACAAAGCCCAATTTTCTTTTGTATTCCAGCTAAGGGGTTTTGGAACTTTATATATCCCATTGTATCTGATTAATCTAAGTACATTGACTTCGGTAGTTAGCCGGGGCCTTTGATCATCTCCCTTGTTTGGATATACCTTAAAAGCATAATCTTTACCTTCGGTCTTAACATGATAAACATTGCTATTATTGCCATTTCCTACCGCTTCTATTTTATAATCATAGAATCCCATATTCTCTAGGGCATGACTAATATCTCTATTCATCAATTAATCAGATCCAATCCTTTAGTTCCTTCCAGTCTGTCATTTGACAATATCTATCTGAACTTTTCTTTTGTAATGGATTAAAGTGTATTCGTTTTATATAAGCTGGTATTGACTCTAGAACTTGTGATAAATCATCTATAAAATGTGTGCATTTAACACCCACTATCCTTTTTACTTTCTTTTCCATTGTTGGTTCAAAGTATACATCAGATCTTGTTATTAGACCATCTGCCTCATCAAAGAAATCGTTACCTTCCAGCCACCTTGTGGCAGCCTTGTGTAAATCATACTTAGGGCCTTTATAGGGAAACTTTGTTTTGTGACTTATAATAAACAACTGGAAGCCTTGCGACTTGGCATATTTAAGAGCACATTTTACAGTATTTGAACAAACCATATTAGCCAACTGAGAGCCGTAGACTTCCCCTTGCAAGCTCGTAAAATCATCCTCTAAGCCTTTTTGGATAAGGTGTGATCTAATATCTACTTTTGTTGGCGCTACCTCTTCCGTAATTAACTTTTTACTCAGTGCTAAATCATAAAATACTTGATCATAACTAACAAGAGTATTGTCAAAATCTAATCCTAGCCTCTTCATATATCCATGATCTTATTGATAATCCCATTGTAGTCAATTTTGGCTAATTGTCTTGTATAGCTTTGGTCGCCTAGTTCATGGATAAATTCACTTTCACACCCAATCCTATATAGAGAGATATTGTTGGTATTGTTTGTCTCTAATAGCCATTCTAAAACTGTTGTAGCTAATCCACCGCTTTTATAATGTTCTTCAAGAACAACCCATTTATGGAAACCATTATCAATAAGATTGTTGAGAAAAAGTTCATCTAATGGCCTAACACTTCCCATCGTCGAAACACCTACATTTAGACCAGTTTCTCTAAGACTGTCGGAAGCAATTAATGCTTCATTAACAATAGGTCCTATTGAAAGTATCATCACTTCTTCACCACTCCTGACAATATTCGCTTTACCAATGCCAAGATTGTTTGACTCATTATGTATATTTGGCTCACCCTTTTTTCCAATTCTAATATATGTGGGTCCTCCTAACTCAATTGCTTCTCGAAATTGTACTTTCAGTTGCGCACTATCCGCTGGAGCAAGTATTCTTATTCCCGGTAACGCTTTGATTATTGCTATATCCTCTAAGGAATGATGCGTGGCACCTAGTTCAGCATAGGAAAGTCCAGATCCAGTGCCTACAATTACAACAGATGCTTGATGATAAGCAACACCTATCTTTATTTGTTCCAAGCATCTAGTTGTAGTAAACGGCGTAATTGTATAAATCACAGGCTTTAGACCTGTAAGAGCCATGCCACTTGCCAAACTCATCATATTCGCTTCTGCAATGCCACAGTTGATAAACCTGTTTGGAGCAATTTCTTTAAAGCTATCAAACATCCTATTGCCAATATCACCAGATAGGAGAACAATATCTTCTCTGACTTTTGCAAGATTAGTAATTTCTTGAGCGAAAGCGTTTCTCATTTTTAGGATAACTCCTTTAATGCTAGTTCTAATTCTTCAGTATTTGGAGTTCTGTAATGCCAATTATTGTCATCTTCCATGAATGATATTCCTTTACCCTTTATTGTATGAGCAATGATCACACTTGGTTTTTGAGTTTCTTGTTTTGCCAGTTCAAAGCAATTTAGCAATTCACCTATATTGTGGCCGTCTACTTCTAAAGCATGCCATCCAAATGCATCCCATTTTTTTGCCAATGGATCAAGGGCCATAATGTCTTGACTTCTTCCAGTTGCTTGCCACTTGTTGAAATCTATAATTGCAGTTAATTGAGAAGTCTTCTGTGCTGCAGCTAGTAACGCTGCTTCCCAAATACTTCCCTCATTGCATTCACCATCACTCAGCAGGGCATACGACCTAAATTTTTGATCTGCAATTTTACTGCTTAGTGCCATTCCCAAAGCCATTGGTAAGCCATGGCCTAAAGAACCGGTCGCAGCTTCAATCCCTGGTATTAGGCCTGATTTAGGAGGGTGTTCATGAAATAAACTTCCATTCT harbors:
- a CDS encoding transketolase codes for the protein MDAIKHSNLADKVSRLRTLASIIRRRVIWTSSKAKIPHLGSCLSCIEILTTLYWSELNIDPKDPYNKSRDRFLLSKGHASPVLLQILSERGFFPKEELNGFGKNGSLFHEHPPKSGLIPGIEAATGSLGHGLPMALGMALSSKIADQKFRSYALLSDGECNEGSIWEAALLAAAQKTSQLTAIIDFNKWQATGRSQDIMALDPLAKKWDAFGWHALEVDGHNIGELLNCFELAKQETQKPSVIIAHTIKGKGISFMEDDNNWHYRTPNTEELELALKELS
- a CDS encoding transketolase family protein, which codes for MRNAFAQEITNLAKVREDIVLLSGDIGNRMFDSFKEIAPNRFINCGIAEANMMSLASGMALTGLKPVIYTITPFTTTRCLEQIKIGVAYHQASVVIVGTGSGLSYAELGATHHSLEDIAIIKALPGIRILAPADSAQLKVQFREAIELGGPTYIRIGKKGEPNIHNESNNLGIGKANIVRSGEEVMILSIGPIVNEALIASDSLRETGLNVGVSTMGSVRPLDELFLNNLIDNGFHKWVVLEEHYKSGGLATTVLEWLLETNNTNNISLYRIGCESEFIHELGDQSYTRQLAKIDYNGIINKIMDI
- a CDS encoding phosphotransferase; translated protein: MNRDISHALENMGFYDYKIEAVGNGNNSNVYHVKTEGKDYAFKVYPNKGDDQRPRLTTEVNVLRLIRYNGIYKVPKPLSWNTKENWALFSWIDGTRPLKLSCSDWSEFFGFIKSIQNLENPDKIPVNAASESCNTYKEHLDLIETRLIDCKKYLIMKSYKKCEGIVNGLINQLNAIGLITSNCFINDIRILSPSDIGIHNMLRTSDGLNYIDFEYAGWDDPYKLLADCILQPNQIIKQKDVHQMIKIASNAMNIQFDGSNLKIFVSLYRIKWVTIISKLLQKENASEVLWSNTINDYLKQTEYYSWGSNVQF
- a CDS encoding sugar phosphate nucleotidyltransferase, yielding MNIQRDVIILCGGLGTRLNSISFGKQKCILQVDGKPFLTHILDWLADQNLFKRVFLATGHGSSEIIDIFEYSYKGITLIYCKEDEPLGTGGAVLNLVNKYPLTQKFYLVNGDTFSPFQIQLLEQPFKNKGCSAVLHSVVVEDARRYGSLEISTLGKIQKFKEKSVQATQTITTINAGTYLFDQSIFKEYCEIKSTSKFSLESNILSQLAADDKLYTVTTNSEFIDIGIPEDYERSHGFISNYLQKS